The sequence CATGGTATGGTACAGTGTGTTTTTGTGTGAGATGCAGACAAACAATATTTTTTGGAACGAATTTTTTTGGAACATGATTGGTGTGCAGAGTTCTCCCCACATGCTGCTGTTATACTTCTGTCCATCAATTTGTAGAAAtttgaatctctctctctctctctctctcacaacacTCCCATGTCATTCCCCTGTCCCAATCCCTGAAACACCATGGAACAtaggaaaaaagaagaaaaaaacatgGCGGTAGGGCCAAAAACAGTAGTGACAGAAAGGGAAGGCCAAGGGATGCCTAGACATCCTCAACAATCCCAGGGGTAGCCAACCATCCCCCACAGCCCATCCAATCTTCTAAAAACGGACGCGCAAAGGGCCCATTCAATCCAAAACAAATTCCTTCTAATATATATTTCCATTCTTGCTATTATTATAATACATGCATAATGAATAATATTCCTAAGGATTCCTTTAATGCTTTTATCCAACCAACCATCCCATCATGGAGTTGAAGAAATACATAATAAGGAGGCAGCAGCACTGAGTCCCCCATTGAGTACACCAACCCCTAGGTGAGGCCAGGAGGCCAAATTACTGGGTGTTCATTCTGTGCTCTTGGGCTTGATTGGGAAGGGCTGGCTCCCAGCGCCTTATGTGATTTACCGAGGGACTCCATATAGGAGAAAGGAGCCAGTAGTCGCTATAGGACCAATAACCGTCATCTTTTTGTCAACCTCACCCCCCATTAGTAGACATAGGAGCCAAAAAAAATGGTAGTGGAAGGTCCATTAATAAATATCACAAGTACCAATAGTGGtgcattttttagcttttttgaccATAATTAGCTCATTATtggggcatttgtccactactacaGGCTACtttgagttatctactattggcaCAAAGGTGATCATGTATTGGaccacactttgaaatgtgtactttttgaccgtTGTGCACATAACAAATTCCACAGCGTGCATCGTTACAACccacaagccaaaacaatagctttaaGCAGTTAAGTCCCATACAAAGAGAACCAAAAATCGTCAAAATTGGATGAACCGTTTAGGAGATTGTCATGCACAAAGTTAGCTATGGCAACTACTGGCTCCTTTCCCCTAGTATGGATTGATTGTTAGGGAAAGTCTTAATTGAGTACCACGTGCAAATCACGTAATCTGCAATGGTGATATAAGGATTAGGATTCTCCttataattgattatgtgttttctGATCTTTCATGGAAATTCAAAATGATAACTAACTTGGTTGCAGGATCTAAATCAAGATTTAAAGTTGATAATTTTGCATTTCTTAAAtatgcttcattctttatttaCTGAATTTCTGGTTCTAGTAAAAAAATATAGGAACATCCCAATAGGGAACATTACAAAGAAAACCAAAAACTTGGTTTCCATTCACCCTAAAATTCCTATGGAATAGGGGGTTAGAGTTTTTTAATAACAATACATGGTTAAAAACATGTTTTCaatatattttttgtaaaaaaaattgcatcacCAACTTTATTTTGTGCTTCACTCTTCATTCTGCAAACTCGCCTGATGGGATGTAGATGTCTTACGCCCTACTGACAATCATATGCCTAGTATCCATCGAGAATGTGGGAGATGGAACCAGATGGGAAGAGAAATTAGTAGACAAATCTCAACATAAGGTTTCACCTCCctcaagttatgatagattgtgGCTCATTCAAACAGTTTTGTCCCTCATGGTTCCAAATCAAGAGATCGGCTTGAACAGCCATCCCTTAATATGCATATAATACTGGGTTGGGCAACTTCACTCACGAAACAATGGGAACATATGAGCTTGAGCCTATAGTGAGGTACAAAGTAAGGTGGATGAAATGCAAGCTTTGTTTTCCCTTCAACAATTGCAGGAGATTGTCACTTTGCattttgttcttttttctttatttttgttgtaggttttctttttgtttttattttttatttttccgtCTTTCCTAAAATTTTGCATATAAAAAACGTATCAAGTTCACTATTgttttattttttggtattttaaaatttaatattttaaaatgttaaattaaattattaattattcatATATTAAATAGAACAAATATATTATTTAGATTTAAATTCGCTTTTTTaatgtatttatattttaatattttgtaaTTTATATAAAGGCAAATTTacttatgtaattttttaattttttttcttgccGAATTTTATCGGAACTTAGTAATTGTCTAACATGAACTCAAACTCAAACTGACATAGTGTAGAATTGAGCATTTGAAACAAGTAAGCTCTTCATGTTGTTAACATAATTAGAAAAAACAAACAACTTTGATCTTAGCGTTGCCACTATTTAGGAATCAAATACCTTCCCTTGCTTTTTCCTTGCAATATGCAAGGAAGTCTCTAAAAACTCAAGTACTTTCAATGGGAATGTTTATAAATTTTACCACATAGAGGATGTTCTTAGCTCGTTCACACCATGAAGGCAATTCCAAAATTTAAAACAGAAATAAGAAGAAATCCCACGCAACCATGTAAGAATAGAAATATTACACAGCATCGATAAGCTGTGGCAAAATATAAATGGAATTCAAGTACCAAAACTAAAAATGGCAAAAAATCattaaattaaaaattgacatAATATCATTCAAAATAGAGAAAGTTTGGCTTTTGTTATTCCATGTCATATATATGTATAaagattagaaatagaaatagtacATAACAAAAGGGAGTGGAGATTTTTTTTAAAAGGGACTGCTCCTATAATAATAGATGCTACCTTCATGGAGCACAGCCTACAATTTTAGAGGAGTCCAATGTCTTTTTAAACTTGAAAACTTAAATGATATTGATTAGAAATAAAAACCCTCATTTgagtataaaattaaaaaattaatcttACAAAGAAAAATTTTAAATCCCTTAGATTTTTAAAAATGGGACTGCTCTTAAAATAATAGGTGGTAACCTCATGGAGCACAGCCTACAATTTTAGGGCAAACCAATGCTTTTTACCTAAACAATTAAAGGCTAATAATCAGATTGAAAACACTCACTGGTACCGATCAAAAAAGAAAAACCTCACTGGTTCAAAATTAAAAGTAGTAGTTAGTGGGAAAAAATTTAAATGCCCCCCTCCGTAGccttaaccctaaacttaacccacGCTTTTATTTTTCTGTTCTTAAGAGTAAAAATGAGCCAAAAAAGAATAAGTGTACATCAAAATATCAGATCCACTTTTTGAAAATCTCTGTAATAAGTGAGAAAACAGCGTGAAAAATGTAGCACGTTGTCATTAATCGGGAATTTTGGAGTTCAATGCTACTGCGTTAAAGAAAGACCTAGCTCTAACGCAGGGCTTTTTTCGTTTAAGTCCAGTTTACTTAAAATTTGTCATAAAAACGTACATGGGGCCCTAAAATATACAGAATGCCCAGCAAAACCTATTATTTAGTTGCATGCGCACTTGGGTGAAACTGACAGATTATGGTGCTCTTATATTTGAATAGATATCATCTTTAGAAGCTCGATTTCAGCGTATTTTAAATACAACGTGCACGATCCCCGAAAAGCAAATCATGCAAAACAAATTAAAGAAACCCTCATCTTAGAAAGAGGGTTTTCCGTTTTTGGTCCAATTTCAGGAAAATTGCCCTAAATCGCCACCTAGAGAGACCCTGAAACATAGATCTGGATATTTGTGATGAGCAGATTTCAGTATTCTTGATATTACTTTAAAAATAGGTAAACATTCTTTGTAAGGCAAAAATGTTATTAGTTCGTATACAGCAAGCAAAAATAAATTCAATTGGTTAAGAAATACTATGGAGCGCCCCAAGCATAATTTCTCCATGGACATACCTGAAGAAGATCTCAGACATGGCTGACAATGGGTTGTTGAGGGGCCCCACCGCCGAGGAAAGAAAGGAAGCCGACGGCGGGCTCCTGTTCGTCCAGAAACAAATCTTCAGGAACCCTAAAAGCCCCATGCGCGCAAACAATCGCTAATCCGACCATGAGAGCCGAAATAAGCAGCGATCCAACGCTGGTCAAGAAGACAATAACAATGGTAAGCACGGACATGATGCCAAGCACCTCCCTGTCGCTGTACGTTCTGTTGAGCACAACCAAGGGCTCGGTCCTGAACAGATACAGAAAGATCCACCCGCCTAGCAGGACGGCAAGGAGAAAGAGAGAAACCGGGTGAGAAACAAGGCTAAAGGCAAGGACACCCGAGAGGAGGATCATGTAATTGATGCGGAAATAGGTCCAATTCTTGCGGATTCTGGTCGTAGCCTCCGAGAGGGACTCTGGCTTTGTAAGGGAGTTGCGATCCACAAGCTCCAGCCATGGCCGCCGCTGAGCCAACGCGGTGCGGGCGCCGTCTGAGACCCGGCTAAAGAAGGCGCGGGCTGCCGGCGTTGCTGTTAGCACtcctgctcctcctcctcctcctcctcctcctcctgacTGCCCTGATGGGGCTGATATGGGAAGCGTACTCTGTGTTCCTGCCATTCTCTTTGGATCCGATCACCACACCTGTTACCCAAATCGTTATTTGATTCAATGAATTAAGCTCGCTGTTGCTAGATTTTGATTATATAACTTCACAACCCAAGGAATACGCGTTAAATTGAAGATCTGCAATTGCCGCTATCTTTCCCAGGGTGAAAACCTATGATTGGGAACCGTCGGTAGTTGACATGGAATAATGGAAAACTTAAAATAATGTGTAGTTAACAATAAgggaaagaaaatatatatatatatatacatagccACGTTCATTTCtactattatttttttaaaatta is a genomic window of Cryptomeria japonica chromosome 7, Sugi_1.0, whole genome shotgun sequence containing:
- the LOC131057360 gene encoding PRA1 family protein B1; translated protein: MAGTQSTLPISAPSGQSGGGGGGGGGAGVLTATPAARAFFSRVSDGARTALAQRRPWLELVDRNSLTKPESLSEATTRIRKNWTYFRINYMILLSGVLAFSLVSHPVSLFLLAVLLGGWIFLYLFRTEPLVVLNRTYSDREVLGIMSVLTIVIVFLTSVGSLLISALMVGLAIVCAHGAFRVPEDLFLDEQEPAVGFLSFLGGGAPQQPIVSHV